A segment of the Frankineae bacterium MT45 genome:
CTTGGTGGAGACGCGTACATACGAGATTGCGAAGGTTATGGATGTGCTCGACTCGCTTCGCACCGAATTTGATCCGGCGCCGTGTGCCTGGTTCATGCTGGATTCTCCAATGTCTCGTGGTCGAAGCTGGTTCGGCACCCAGCTGTTCCTCAGTCAAAAGTGGTTGGGCTCGCTCCGAACCTGGTGTGTTGAGTCATGGGGACCAGGCAGGCGCAACAGCCCAAGTTTCATTCGGCATCTTCCACTGGACCAAGAAGTTGATCGAGCGATGGCAAGGGCGCCGCCGACCTCAACTTGGTGACGGCGGCGCGTAGCGACCGAACAGAGGCCAAGTCGTCATGAACCAAGGGCAAGAGGAGATCGTCGCCAGCGCCTGCGATGTCGTCGAGTTCAAACAATCCTGCCTGTGTCAATCGCATGTAGTCCTCGCGGCGCAGATCTGCCCCTGCCAGGGCAAGGCGTGCCGAGGCCGGCGTGACTCCTAGCTCGAGTTGAATCGGCAGAAGATTGACTAGATTCTCGATGTCAACGGTCGGATGGATTTCGGCAATCATGGCGAGAACTGTCCCGATGACGTCATGGGTGCGGGAGGTGACGCCACCGATCGGGCCGCTCGCGTTTCGGTCGAAGTAGTGCCGCATGACGTACTGTTCGATTTGGCCGAGCGCAACACCGGAAGTCCAGAGCAGACAAGCGATTGCCTTTTTGGCACGGGCGGCCGCGGCTACCGGCGCAGCGTTTGTCAGTTGATTCATGACAGAATGTGCCGCGCCACGGCTACTAAGGTCGTTGAGGTATGTGTTCAGTTCCTTCTGAACGCCCTTCTTATTGACGTTCAGTCGAGTGGCATCGAGTTCCTCTGTGATCTGTGCTGTGGCAAGAATAGTCACGGCGTTGAGCTCAGCAGGCTGAGTCTGCCGAAGAGTGGCGGCGACGCGAACTGCGGAAGTCACGCTGAGCGTGCCAGTCGCCACAACTTGGCCGAGGCTTGAAAGCTTCGTTCGGTCTTGATCAAGCACCTCAAGCAGGCCAACCTGCTGGAGCTCGGCGATGGCGTCCTGTATCTGCGCCCGAGAGAATGCATCGGCGCCACCGCTTAGCCTCGCCTGATGCGCAGCGAGACTGTCGGCCAAAATGGCCACGACGCTATCTACGGCTACCGAGTGGTCCGATGAACGCTCTGCAGCGATTGTGACGATCCGAAGCACGACCGAGTAGAGATCGACTCCGTCGCCCAGAAGCGTCGAGTGGATGTCCTCTGGAACGCCCGTAATGTAGCGGCTCCAGATGGTGTTTGCCGTGGCACTGTCCCAGGCCAGGACGATGGCTCGGCCCCGGTCCGTCAGCCCGAGCCGTCCGGCGCGTCCGGCGATGTTCTTGTATTCGGCGACGGTGTACCAACCAACGGTCCCGCCCCCGATTCGCCGGTTCAGCTCTGGCATGATGACAGTCTCAGCTGGCATGTTGATGCCCTGAGCCAACGTGGTCGTTGCGACGACAACTCGGATTTGGCTATCCGGCGCTCGGAAATGCTCTTCAATCACTCGACGTTCATCCCTGCCGAGGTCAGAGATGTGAAAGGCAACGCCTCCAGCCAGCGTCTGTCGTAGGAGGTCGGTGGACTGCGTGGGGTCTCCGGTCGGAAGCTCTTCGAGGGCTTTCGTCGCAGGCGCGAGTCCGAGTGACTGGGCTAAGTACGCGGCCGCACCGCGAGCGGCGCCGCGCTCGCCTCGGATGACGATCACTTGCTGACCGTCGCCAACCAACTTCTGAACAAGAGGTACGAGGAGCGTCTGGGCGCGTGGATCCCCCCATGGCGAGTTGATTAGTTGCGTAGTGCTTTCGTTGCCATCTGCGTCAATGAAGTGATAGTTCCCCGACCTGTCCAGCACGCCCTCGTCGAGCGGAACGGGACGCTCGGCGGTCTTCAGTAAGACGGCATCCAGCCAGCTGTCGAGCCCATTCAGTTCGCCCAACACGGCGGAGAGGGCGATGATCTGCGGTTCGACCCCTTCATCCTTGCGGCTCTTGATGAGGGTCAGAAGCAGCTCAAGACCTTGGCCCCTGCTGCGGTCAACGATGGTCTGCACCTCATCGACGACGACGACCGACACGATGCGGAGCAGATGTGGCTGGGCAAGAGCGAGACCGGTGAACTTCTCGTATGTCAAGATCGCGATGTCAAATTGGCCGCGCAGAAGCGCACCCACTTCGTCATTGTGATCTCCTGTAGCTCGCAGCACTCGAATGCCGGATGGGCCATAAGTTCGATTGAAGCGCTCATACTGCTCGTTGACCAATGCTTTAGTCGGGAGCAAGAACACCGATCGGCCGCCTACTTGAGTTGCACGCAATGCGGCTAGTTCACCGATCATGGTCTTGCCTGACGATGTGGGAGCCATGACGAGAACGTTTCGTCCGTCGAGCAGGCCGGCTTGGTTGATGGCGTCTTGCTGCAGCTGGTTGAGGCCGGGCATCGCTGCAGACCAGGTGTCCAGAATGGAAGCCGGGAGGCCATATGGCGCCAGACTCTGGATATTGCGGGTGGCGGGGGCGGCATGAGCCGATGGGAAGAGTGCGCTGTAGATCGGACCTGGCGCAAACACAGGCCAGGTCACCTCGCCGTCCCACTGGCCTCGGAGTGTCGGATCCTGCCGTGCCCCGTAGGTGCCCGAGGCGCCCGAGCGCACGCTTTCGATCACGTACTTGAGAAGATCTAGCAGATTCACGCTCCCACTCGCGGGATCACCGGTCGCGCCGAGCAACGACTGAAGTAGGTAGTACGTGAGATAGCCATGTCCAAGTCGGGGATCCTCCCACGCTTCCTGATCCGCCGTGGATGCGGTCAGAATGACCCGTCCCTTACCTGTCATCTGCTTCATGAACGCTTCGGTTGACAACGGCAGGCCACCCTTCGTTCCGCGGGGCAGGTGCGTTGCGTGGAGTACCTTGGCTCCGGCACCGCCGGAGAAGCAACAATCCAACACGATGAGCAGATGCTTCGCGGGGATGGCCGAGATTAGATCGGTGAACTCGCTGAGCGCCAGAGCAGTCCCGGAGA
Coding sequences within it:
- a CDS encoding Replicative superfamily II helicase — its product is MTSSRPTPGFRGVFIGIDRYDSPEIGNLASAARDATALHALFSDNLGGACTLITDSDATTRRLRDELDALAHICTDDDFVVISFSGHGSDSHEIVTFDTDRYNISGTALALSEFTDLISAIPAKHLLIVLDCCFSGGAGAKVLHATHLPRGTKGGLPLSTEAFMKQMTGKGRVILTASTADQEAWEDPRLGHGYLTYYLLQSLLGATGDPASGSVNLLDLLKYVIESVRSGASGTYGARQDPTLRGQWDGEVTWPVFAPGPIYSALFPSAHAAPATRNIQSLAPYGLPASILDTWSAAMPGLNQLQQDAINQAGLLDGRNVLVMAPTSSGKTMIGELAALRATQVGGRSVFLLPTKALVNEQYERFNRTYGPSGIRVLRATGDHNDEVGALLRGQFDIAILTYEKFTGLALAQPHLLRIVSVVVVDEVQTIVDRSRGQGLELLLTLIKSRKDEGVEPQIIALSAVLGELNGLDSWLDAVLLKTAERPVPLDEGVLDRSGNYHFIDADGNESTTQLINSPWGDPRAQTLLVPLVQKLVGDGQQVIVIRGERGAARGAAAYLAQSLGLAPATKALEELPTGDPTQSTDLLRQTLAGGVAFHISDLGRDERRVIEEHFRAPDSQIRVVVATTTLAQGINMPAETVIMPELNRRIGGGTVGWYTVAEYKNIAGRAGRLGLTDRGRAIVLAWDSATANTIWSRYITGVPEDIHSTLLGDGVDLYSVVLRIVTIAAERSSDHSVAVDSVVAILADSLAAHQARLSGGADAFSRAQIQDAIAELQQVGLLEVLDQDRTKLSSLGQVVATGTLSVTSAVRVAATLRQTQPAELNAVTILATAQITEELDATRLNVNKKGVQKELNTYLNDLSSRGAAHSVMNQLTNAAPVAAAARAKKAIACLLWTSGVALGQIEQYVMRHYFDRNASGPIGGVTSRTHDVIGTVLAMIAEIHPTVDIENLVNLLPIQLELGVTPASARLALAGADLRREDYMRLTQAGLFELDDIAGAGDDLLLPLVHDDLASVRSLRAAVTKLRSAAPLPSLDQLLGPVEDAE